Proteins encoded in a region of the Nicotiana tomentosiformis chromosome 9, ASM39032v3, whole genome shotgun sequence genome:
- the LOC138898874 gene encoding uncharacterized protein codes for MKRALDKYVATLIISGFTGMLKNWWDNYLTEMNRNQILGATTVATIIKTESGMQVAEQEAREDASATLIYYIANHFIGEPKLFQDRSLELLNNLNCPKLTDFRWYKDMFIEKVMIREDCGSTFWKERFISGLPRLFDEKVRTKIKDRFNSQVPYDNLTYGDLISFINVTGLDLCTDLKLKSLIKKDRLQSKTELGSFWQDFGFKTIAAPSKRAKQHKKSSEKIKRRHKRKEKKEGTHKKRRFKRRSKKEHGDKCWSCGKTGHRANECPVTNKKKKKVNTLELDENIKEKLFAILEQNKNSTSSSSSDESYSDSDNEMINMAYSSDSSSSSQEDNCNCTGAICVYK; via the coding sequence ATGAAAAGAGCTTTAGACAAATATGTCGCTACTTTAATAATTTCAGGTTTCACTGGTATGTTAAAaaattggtgggataattatcttACAGAAATGAATAGAAATCAAATCCTAGGAGCTACTACAGTAGCAACCATAATAAAAACTGAATCAGGAATGCAAGTTGCAGAGCAAGAAGCTAGAGAAGATGCTTCTGCAACTTTAATCTACTATATTGCTAACCACTTCATTGGAGAACCAAAACTTTTCCAAGACAGGAGTTTAGAACTTCTTAACAATCTTAACTGTCCAAAATTAACAGattttagatggtataaagatatGTTTATAGAAAAGGTTATGATTAGAGAAGACTGCGGTAGTACTTTCTGGAAAGAAAGATTTATCAGTGGTTTACCAAGATTATTTGACGAAAAGGTAAGAACTAAAATCAAAGACAGATTTAACAGTCAAGTCCCTTATGACAATCTCACATATGGGGATTTAATCAGTTTTATTAATGTAACAGGCCTTGACTTATGTACAGACCTAAAACTTAAAAGTCTTATTAAAAAAGACAGACTTCAATCCAAAACAGAATTAGGAAGTTTCTGGCAAGACTTCGGTTTCAAAACTATTGCTGCTCCATCCAAAAGAGCAAAACAACACAAGAAATCTTCTGAAAAGATAAAAAGACGCCATAAgcgtaaagaaaagaaagaaggaactCATAAGAAAAGAAGATTTAAAAGACGTTCTAAAAAAGAACATGGTGATAAATGTTGGTCATGTGGTAAGACAGGGCATAGAGCTAATGAATGCCCAGTCaccaacaagaaaaagaaaaaggttaaTACCTTAGAACTTGATGAAAACATTAAAGAAAAGCTATTTGCTATTCTTGAACAAAATAAAAACAGCACATCATCGTCGTCATCAGATGAAAGCTATTCTGACAGCGACAATGAAATGATAAACATGGCATATAGCTCAGACAGTAGCAGTAGTTCTCAAGAAGACAATTGTAACTGCACTGGTGCAATATGTGTGTACAAATAA